The following coding sequences lie in one Deinococcus aerolatus genomic window:
- a CDS encoding C40 family peptidase, translating to MVPIPPDPRTHAHHHDTQQAEESLRGQLEGSGWTFVIPRPVSAAARLGLRAAPRADAAQVTEALPGEALERLWDDGHGWVYVRTVQDGYLGWTRLDGLTAPQGGETLTVTALRAHAFAGPKVSQPITGELCLGARVTRAPGEVVEEGGRRWVPVVLPDGTDAWVGETILLPLPGADPAALALRFLDTPYVWGGRSAWGLDCSGLSQLAFAAFGRPLPRDADQQQAALAAVTAPQRNDLAFFPGHVGVMLDDRRMVHANATHMRVTVETLGEGEYGQRLQAGCTGFGRWTP from the coding sequence ATGGTGCCCATCCCGCCCGATCCCCGGACCCACGCCCACCACCACGACACCCAGCAGGCTGAGGAAAGCCTGCGCGGTCAGCTGGAGGGCAGCGGCTGGACGTTTGTTATACCCCGCCCCGTGTCGGCTGCCGCCCGCCTGGGCCTGCGCGCCGCGCCCCGCGCGGACGCGGCCCAGGTCACCGAAGCGTTGCCCGGCGAGGCGCTGGAGCGCCTGTGGGACGACGGGCACGGCTGGGTCTACGTCCGGACGGTGCAGGACGGCTACCTGGGCTGGACGCGGCTGGACGGCCTGACCGCGCCGCAGGGCGGCGAGACCCTGACCGTCACTGCCCTGCGCGCCCACGCCTTCGCCGGGCCGAAGGTCAGCCAGCCGATTACTGGCGAGCTGTGCCTGGGGGCCAGGGTCACCCGTGCGCCGGGTGAGGTGGTCGAGGAAGGCGGGCGGCGCTGGGTGCCTGTGGTGCTGCCGGATGGCACGGACGCCTGGGTGGGCGAGACCATCCTCTTGCCCCTGCCGGGCGCGGACCCGGCGGCGCTGGCGCTGCGATTTCTGGACACGCCGTACGTCTGGGGTGGGCGCAGTGCCTGGGGACTGGACTGCTCGGGCCTGAGCCAGCTGGCCTTCGCGGCCTTCGGTCGGCCGCTTCCCCGCGACGCGGACCAGCAGCAGGCGGCACTGGCGGCCGTCACCGCTCCTCAGCGCAATGATCTGGCCTTCTTCCCCGGTCACGTTGGGGTCATGCTGGATGACCGGCGCATGGTCCACGCCAACGCCACCCACATGCGCGTCACGGTGGAAACCCTGGGCGAGGGCGAGTACGGGCAGCGTTTGCAGGCGGGCTGCACTGGCTTCGGGCGGTGGACCCCGTGA
- a CDS encoding HAD family hydrolase: MTSPRFAPSTLLRAVLFDRDDTLVFTDHEIYAEAARWAARTYGLDAREVGAAMLGQWEERAKTWWTLRTEADETAFWEGYGLELVDRVGLRAGDAAAFMAEYPYERFMKPVPHARAVLGELRARGLKVGVLSNTLPSIGRTLEAVGLADLVDVAVATCTVGVHKPDAGAFLHAAEALDLRPDEILFVDDKPENVQAARALGMQATVIDLHAQNPEAIHDLRGVLPLVEDRVGSPC, encoded by the coding sequence ATGACGTCGCCGCGTTTTGCCCCCTCCACCCTGCTCCGGGCTGTGCTGTTCGACCGGGACGACACCCTCGTCTTCACGGACCACGAGATCTACGCCGAGGCCGCGCGCTGGGCCGCCCGGACCTACGGACTGGATGCCCGCGAGGTGGGCGCGGCGATGCTGGGACAGTGGGAGGAACGGGCAAAGACGTGGTGGACCCTGCGTACCGAGGCCGACGAGACGGCCTTCTGGGAGGGCTACGGTCTGGAACTGGTGGACCGGGTGGGCCTGCGTGCGGGTGACGCCGCCGCGTTCATGGCCGAATACCCCTACGAGCGGTTCATGAAGCCCGTCCCGCACGCCCGTGCGGTGCTGGGTGAACTGCGGGCCCGTGGTCTGAAGGTGGGGGTGCTGAGCAACACGCTGCCCAGCATCGGCCGTACCCTGGAAGCAGTGGGACTGGCCGATCTGGTGGACGTGGCGGTGGCCACCTGTACGGTGGGCGTTCACAAGCCCGACGCGGGAGCGTTCCTGCACGCTGCCGAGGCTCTGGACCTGCGCCCGGACGAGATCCTGTTCGTGGACGACAAGCCTGAGAATGTGCAGGCTGCCCGCGCCCTGGGCATGCAGGCGACCGTGATCGACCTGCATGCCCAGAACCCGGAGGCCATCCACGACCTGCGCGGCGTGCTGCCTCTGGTGGAGGACCGGGTGGGCAGCCCGTGCTGA
- a CDS encoding dipeptidase, whose protein sequence is MLIDGHLDLAYNALNGRDLTLDLDALRASDPVEGQTATTTFPELRLAGARVCFGTLFALPLSADSPRGYTDHAGARAQALAQLDMYRRWEDGGFITLLRSGAGVTAHLADPHAPPGVVLLMEGADPVRNADDLPFWIDAGVRLIGPAWGATRYAGGTGAPGPLTDAGRALVTAMRDLGIALDASHLDDAAFWDAAEIGPRMLASHSNARALVPGNRHLSDDMARAIAAQDGVIGLVFLSSFIREGAERGATQNDLAAHARHYAGLVGWERVGLGSDMDGGFGAEKTPVGIERYRDLPRFLNELPAEQRAGVAGANWQRWLTAYL, encoded by the coding sequence GTGCTGATCGATGGGCACCTGGACCTGGCCTACAACGCGCTGAACGGCCGCGATCTGACGCTGGACCTCGACGCCCTGCGTGCGAGCGATCCGGTAGAAGGACAGACCGCGACCACCACCTTTCCCGAACTGCGACTGGCGGGGGCGCGGGTATGTTTCGGCACACTGTTCGCGCTGCCGCTCTCGGCGGACTCCCCGCGCGGCTATACCGACCACGCCGGGGCGCGGGCGCAGGCGCTGGCCCAGCTGGATATGTACCGCCGCTGGGAGGACGGCGGCTTCATCACCCTGCTGCGCTCGGGGGCTGGGGTCACGGCGCATCTGGCCGATCCCCATGCCCCACCCGGCGTGGTGCTGCTGATGGAAGGGGCCGATCCGGTCCGCAACGCCGACGACCTGCCGTTCTGGATCGACGCTGGGGTGCGGCTGATTGGTCCGGCGTGGGGCGCGACGCGCTACGCGGGCGGCACCGGAGCGCCGGGGCCACTCACCGACGCGGGCCGGGCGCTGGTCACGGCCATGCGGGACCTGGGCATCGCTCTGGACGCTTCCCATCTGGATGACGCTGCGTTCTGGGACGCCGCCGAGATCGGGCCGAGAATGCTTGCCTCGCATTCCAACGCCCGAGCGCTGGTTCCTGGCAACCGCCACCTGAGCGACGATATGGCCCGGGCCATCGCCGCCCAGGACGGCGTGATCGGACTGGTGTTCCTGAGCTCGTTCATCCGGGAAGGGGCCGAGCGCGGCGCGACGCAGAACGATCTGGCTGCGCACGCACGGCATTACGCCGGGCTGGTCGGCTGGGAGCGGGTGGGACTAGGCAGCGACATGGACGGCGGATTCGGGGCCGAGAAGACGCCTGTGGGGATTGAACGCTACCGCGACCTCCCGCGCTTTTTAAATGAACTGCCCGCCGAACAGCGGGCCGGCGTTGCAGGTGCCAACTGGCAACGCTGGCTGACCGCGTACCTGTAA
- a CDS encoding Gfo/Idh/MocA family protein — protein sequence MTNAALPEVTVAILGCGNRGGDVYARHLADQGARVTHLVDPRPVRLAEVAARHGLAPEACFPDWDAFFALGRVADAVVIATPDDAHVQPCLRALALDYDVLLEKPICLAEAELDALLQAEARSAGGVTVCHVLRTTPFFREVRAVLDSGRLGQLVGIQHAENVAYWHYAHSFVRGNWRASPPAAPFVLAKSCHDLDLLRWFAGAPPSRVDSQGGLHHFRPEHAPPEASDRCVTCRVQDCPYDARRIYGSRPPDAWPNTVLTAGGQSLSEALDTGPYGDCVYLGKNNVADHQTVGVTFENGVTASLSVSAFTHNNTRTLKLLGTHGELRGQMELGQLEVHDFRSGRVETWTVEATGNHGGGDSGLVAAWLDHLRGQAARPTPLSESIDSHRMAFAAERSRLG from the coding sequence GTGACGAACGCGGCGCTGCCGGAGGTAACCGTTGCCATTCTGGGCTGCGGCAACCGGGGCGGCGACGTGTACGCCCGGCATCTGGCGGACCAGGGAGCACGCGTTACGCATCTGGTGGACCCCCGCCCTGTCCGGCTCGCCGAGGTGGCCGCCCGGCATGGGCTGGCGCCGGAGGCCTGCTTTCCAGACTGGGACGCTTTTTTCGCGCTGGGGCGGGTGGCCGACGCTGTGGTGATCGCCACCCCCGACGACGCGCACGTTCAGCCGTGCCTGCGGGCGCTGGCGCTGGACTACGACGTGCTGCTGGAAAAGCCGATCTGTCTGGCCGAGGCTGAGCTGGACGCGCTGCTTCAGGCTGAGGCACGCTCTGCCGGGGGCGTCACCGTCTGCCACGTCCTGAGGACCACCCCGTTCTTCAGGGAAGTCCGGGCGGTGCTGGACTCCGGACGGCTGGGACAGCTGGTGGGCATCCAGCACGCGGAGAATGTGGCGTACTGGCACTACGCGCACTCGTTCGTCCGGGGCAACTGGCGGGCCTCGCCCCCAGCCGCGCCCTTTGTTCTGGCCAAGAGTTGCCATGATCTGGATCTGCTGCGCTGGTTCGCGGGGGCGCCGCCGTCGCGGGTGGACAGTCAGGGCGGACTGCACCACTTTCGCCCGGAACACGCGCCGCCTGAAGCGTCGGACCGCTGCGTGACCTGCCGGGTGCAGGACTGCCCTTACGATGCCCGCCGGATCTACGGCTCCCGCCCGCCCGACGCGTGGCCCAACACGGTCCTCACCGCCGGGGGCCAGTCGCTGTCTGAGGCGCTGGACACCGGGCCGTACGGTGACTGCGTGTATCTGGGGAAGAACAATGTCGCCGACCACCAGACTGTGGGCGTGACCTTCGAGAACGGTGTGACGGCCAGCCTGAGCGTCAGTGCCTTTACCCACAACAACACGCGGACCCTCAAGTTGCTGGGCACGCACGGCGAACTGCGCGGCCAGATGGAACTTGGTCAGCTGGAAGTGCACGATTTCCGGAGTGGCCGTGTTGAGACGTGGACAGTGGAGGCCACTGGCAACCACGGCGGCGGCGACAGTGGCTTGGTGGCCGCTTGGCTGGACCATCTGCGGGGACAGGCTGCCCGCCCCACTCCCCTGTCGGAGTCGATTGATTCACACCGCATGGCATTTGCCGCCGAGCGCTCCCGTCTGGGCTGA
- a CDS encoding dipeptide epimerase, with amino-acid sequence MAPTHVTWETLELHTAQPFGIARWTHSVYPRTIVTFTQGGVSGRGEAAPNAFYGETRGTVEAVLPLLAEALTDPWDWDGLQAGLSARMPHDHPSVKCALEMAALEWCAASAGQPVWRLLGLSPAPLPRSSFTVSLGELPDMRRQAREAVEAGHTVLKVKLGTGRDTAILEALREEVPDVTLRVDANAAWTRPQAKRMLGVLDAARVELVEQPLAADDLEGHAELRRVSRVPIVADESLHHVRDVIALADAFDGVNLKLAKLGGPLRALAALRLARAHGMGVMIGCMIESSLGIAAAAHLAGLCDWADLDGALLLADDPYMGLEWTAGDLARPVGVGWGVSRR; translated from the coding sequence GTGGCCCCCACGCACGTGACCTGGGAAACCCTGGAACTGCACACCGCCCAGCCCTTCGGCATCGCGCGCTGGACGCACAGTGTCTACCCGCGGACCATCGTGACCTTCACGCAAGGTGGCGTCTCGGGACGTGGTGAGGCCGCCCCCAATGCGTTCTACGGCGAAACGCGCGGCACGGTGGAGGCGGTGCTGCCCCTGCTCGCGGAGGCGTTGACCGATCCCTGGGACTGGGACGGCCTGCAGGCGGGTCTCTCGGCACGGATGCCGCACGATCACCCCTCGGTCAAATGTGCGCTGGAGATGGCGGCGCTGGAATGGTGTGCGGCCTCAGCAGGCCAGCCGGTGTGGCGGCTACTGGGCCTCTCCCCCGCTCCGCTGCCGCGCAGCAGCTTCACGGTCAGTCTGGGCGAATTGCCCGACATGCGGCGGCAGGCCCGCGAGGCGGTGGAGGCCGGGCACACCGTCCTCAAGGTCAAGCTGGGCACCGGGCGCGACACGGCCATTCTGGAAGCGCTGCGCGAGGAGGTGCCGGACGTGACCCTGCGTGTGGATGCCAACGCTGCCTGGACCCGCCCGCAGGCCAAACGTATGCTGGGCGTGCTGGACGCCGCCCGCGTGGAACTGGTGGAGCAACCCCTGGCGGCGGACGATCTGGAGGGGCACGCCGAGCTGCGCCGCGTGTCCCGCGTGCCCATCGTGGCCGACGAGAGCCTGCACCATGTCCGCGACGTGATCGCCCTGGCTGACGCCTTCGACGGCGTGAACCTCAAGCTGGCCAAACTGGGCGGGCCGCTCCGGGCGCTTGCGGCCCTGCGGCTGGCCCGCGCCCACGGCATGGGCGTCATGATCGGCTGCATGATCGAGAGCAGTCTGGGCATCGCCGCTGCCGCGCATCTGGCCGGCCTGTGCGACTGGGCCGATCTGGATGGGGCGCTGCTGCTGGCTGACGATCCGTACATGGGCCTGGAGTGGACGGCCGGCGATCTGGCCCGGCCCGTCGGTGTGGGCTGGGGCGTGTCGCGCCGGTGA